TCCTTGCCTAGGCTTTTGCGTCGATCCCGAGCTGCCGCCACGAACCAGGTAAGGCCCAGGTGAGTCTGGCGCGTACCTCTAACCTCATAGGGTATCTGATAATTAGCACCACCGACCCGACGGGCTCTTACTTCCATATGGGGATATACCTTCTTCAGCGCGTTTTCCAAGGTGGCCAGCGGGTCTTCGCTCTTGAGTTTTTTTGCGGCCAGCTCCATGGCGTCATACACCAACCGCTCGGACAGTTGTTTTTTGCCATCCAGCATCACTTTGTTGATCAAACGTTGAACCAACACAGAATCGTATTTGCGGTCTGGCTCAATCTTGCGTTGGAGGGATTTGGTTTTTTTTCTAGGCATCGTTCGCACCTCCGGTGCTCAAAATTCCAAATTCCACATCACGAACCCTAAAAAATCTCCAACTGTTTGGTGCTTGGAATTTGGAACTTATTTGGCGCTTGGAATTTGGAATTTGGAATTTAATCATCATTAGCTTTTCTTGACCCCGTACTTAGACCGGCCTTGTTTGCGGTTTTGCACTCCTTGAAGATCCAGCGCGCCGCGCACAATATGATACCGCACGCCCGGCAAATCCGGCACGCGCCCACCACGCACCAGTACGACGGCGTGCTCCTGCAAATTATGGCCCTCGCCGCCGATGTAAGCCCAGACTTCCTGGCCGTTGGTTAGACGTACTCGAGCTACCTTTCTTAAGGCAGAGTTGGGTTTTTTCGGCGTTTTGGTCGTGACCTTGACGCAAACCCCACGCTTTAACGGCCCCGGCTTATCGTAGACTCG
The nucleotide sequence above comes from Candidatus Saccharimonadales bacterium. Encoded proteins:
- the rpsG gene encoding 30S ribosomal protein S7 yields the protein MPRKKTKSLQRKIEPDRKYDSVLVQRLINKVMLDGKKQLSERLVYDAMELAAKKLKSEDPLATLENALKKVYPHMEVRARRVGGANYQIPYEVRGTRQTHLGLTWFVAAARDRRKSLGKEFAEALAAEIVDATNETGAAVKKRDDIHRMADANRAFAHFARF
- the rpsL gene encoding 30S ribosomal protein S12; this translates as MPTINQLIRKGRRSSGSKTKSPALHRVNNTLKTRVYDKPGPLKRGVCVKVTTKTPKKPNSALRKVARVRLTNGQEVWAYIGGEGHNLQEHAVVLVRGGRVPDLPGVRYHIVRGALDLQGVQNRKQGRSKYGVKKS